Within Syngnathus scovelli strain Florida chromosome 22, RoL_Ssco_1.2, whole genome shotgun sequence, the genomic segment CCTGCTTCCATCCAAAGCGCGTGCCGGCGGTGCGGGCCGGTGCCACACCCTTGGCAATCCTACCACAATGTCTTCGGCATCGCGAGTGCATTATTGCATTGGGTCAGTGAGGCAGCAAATTTGTGACAGCTAGGTAGGTGATGTCTACTATGTAGCAGAAAGACAGCGGGCGACGAGCGTACTAGACTTACcattatacacacacaaagcaaTGTACATAGAGAACGACATTTCGCGCAGGATTGAAACGAAATGTGGGCTTTTCTTGTGAAAGAAGATGACAAAATGGAAACGTTCTACACACTGTCATGGAAATGCAAAATCCCAGCTCCCTTGACTGTGGTGCCCGCCCGAGTGACAAGAAAAGTGGAACGTGAAGCGTGAAaagaagccgccgccgccgcccccaccTCATGCATTTGGGTTTGTTTTCACGGAGAAGCCACGTGAACATGGAATTTGGATCTTGAGAAAAGGCAGTCAAAACGtgaaagaagagaagaaaagaaacaaaacaaaaaaaaacacccctgaCAACACATTTGCTTCTCCTTGAAAACAATGAGTTACGGCCAGCAATACAAAAAGTCACACCAATGGATTTTCCGTCTACGTTTACCCATAAAACAATATGCAGACGAGCTGGCCCTTTGGAAAGCTTAGTCCGTCGGGGGCCTTCTGAGAGGCCGACTGTTTGTTGGGCATACCGCCGAGGTCCGCCCCAAAAGCGCCGCCAAGCCCCACGTTAACGGTTTTGCCAGCCCCGCTGCCTCGGCTGAGCGCGTTACACAAAAGTGTTGTGGGTGGCCCAGGCCAGTTTCTTCTGGTCTTTGGCGTCGCGCCGGAAGCTTTCCAAGGTGGCGACGGCGTCCTTGGCGTTGACGGGCGTGTCGACCACCCCCACGTAGTTCTTCTTGGCCAAGCGCGAGCTGGCGGTGATGGTGTAGGCGTCGCCGCGGTAACACTTGACCGAAGACATGCAGAAGGTTTCCCGCATGCCACGTCGGAAGTTGGCGTTGTAGACCGAGTACAAGGTGGGCTTGGAGGCGGCCGAGCCAAAGGAGATCCAGGTCACGGCGGCAAAGAAGAGCAGCCCCCGGCGCCGCCCGGCCTCCTCTCGCGGGTGCCACAGCTGCGCCAGGTAGAAGGGCGTCCACGTCACAAAGAAGAGCCAGTTGAGCACCAGGAACATCTTGATGGTCTTCACCTTGGTGCGAGGAACCGTGTTCATGGTGCGCCGCACCGCGTGGCCGTCGGCTCCGAACCTCCAGATGTGGCCCACCACCCGCCGGTAGAAGGAAGCGATGAGCGCCGCCGGGAGAGCCAAGCCCAGCAGGAGGTGGGCGGCGGCGTACCACACGCCGCCCCGGCTGTCGggcagaaagaagaggcagtggTGGCTGTCGGCCGGCGGCGCGGCGCCGTAGAAGGTGATGCacggcgccgctagggcggcggCCAGCAAAGCTGACGCCAGGATCATCTTCTTGGCCTTCTCGCGGGACACCTTGAAGCTGAGCGGGTACACAATGGTGTAGAAGCGGTCCACCGAGATGGACAGCAGGACGTAGACCTGCACGCCGGGGCACAGGTGCTGCACGTAGCGGGTGGCCGCGCACGCTGCCGCGCTCAAGGGCCAGCGCCCCCACGCCACCTGCACCAGAACCAGGGGGGCGCCGCCCACGCTCAGCAGCAGGTCGGCGCAGGCGATGGCCACCACAAAGTAGTTGGTGgtggactgcgctcgccggctgCGGCGGATCACCAGGCACACCAGCGCGTTGCCCAGGACAGACAGCAGCCACAGTGCGCCCAACACCAGTGCCAGTGCCGCCACCTCGCCCGACGTCAGCCCGTCCTCGGCCACCCGTGCCCGGGGGGAGGTCGCCGGGATGCCGGAGGGCACgggtgccgccgccgccgtgccgTTTTCCATCTCAGAGTAGTTGAAGGACGCCGGGTAGGAGAAGGCCGGCGCAAACAGCGAGCGCTCCATGGCCTCCGTGTTAGCCCACGAGTACACCATCTGAAGCACAGCACATGATGCCTAACGTCAGCAAGGGGACATGATGCTTAACGTCAGCAAGCGCACATGGCCAGACCACGACGCTTGGGAGGCTACTTTTTCCCGAATAACGACGCCAGCCACGACAAGAATTCATTCAAgcattcaaatatttttcattcactgcaaaaaaaacaaaaaaacggccCCCTAAGTTAAGTGCAGTGCAGTGGCTGGAGTCCAATATTTCTCTTTTGACAGAAAATGAATATCGGACACCTCCATAAATTAATAAAGGAAAGCTAAATTTGCATTTAGTAATGTGAAACATTCCTCATTTAAGCAGGTTTGAAGCTTACGCGCGTTTAACAGGAAGTGACGGGCGGGCGCGCGCACAAATGACGAGACAAGCCCCGCCCATTGCGCGCACCCATCTGCCTTCAACGATTCAGTCTCAATTAGTCAATCAGCATTGTCGTCTGCGTACGCATCGCATACGAGAGTGCGGGTGCGCGGACACGTACCTCCAAGCGAGCTGCACAATGATTCAAAATAGCTGATAATCGATAAAGCCCTCAGAGCGGGAGATGAAGGTGACAAAAAGGAGGACGAGGCGACTTGCGTCCATCGTGTTGGTGCGCGCGCGCCTTGATCactggaggaggaagatgaagaggaggaagagagtTCCTGGGACGTACCAAGTCATGTGTGAGGGTGGCATAACCCAGCCCCCCTCACAAGGACCGCCCACCCAAATTGGAAAAGGCTCGTTACACACATACTTGTATACTTACATACAAATACATTTGGCTCTCACACacgcgcccacacacacacagctgttgcTTACGTGAAAAGAAGTTGCTGTCGCAGCATgccatcaccatggcaacagcatCACCATAGCAACCAaagggtcacgtgacatgtcgtcAATGGCTTTTTGTTGGAttggttttgttgttttggaTCTTTTTATTGGACcttgatcatcatcatcacatgtACAAAGCTGAGCTGCCATCGAAATATTTACAAAAGAGCAGCAGCTATTTACAAAAGCAAAACTTTTGCCgtggcgtgccgtgccgtggCGTGGTTCAACCCCGCAAAGCTCCGTCCAGCGTCAGCGTCCCGAATCTGAAGAAGAGCAGCAGAGCGCCTTTCAGCACCTCCCGCTAAGCTTCAAGCTAAGAGCCGGCCGGGCCTATTTTTATGCACGCGGGAAAAGGACGCCACACCCGGACGGCCGCCAATCGAGCGACGGCAAAGGCCAACTTTAAAAGAAGAGCAACCTGACTTACCTTTTTGACCTTTGGCCTTAGTTTTGCACTACAACACAGCTGCTAGCGGGCTCGGGGAATTACGGAATACAGGGCCCGGCCAAATGTACTGGCGACCCGACAAAAGGCCAAACTGCGCCCGCGCGCTTGAAGTTCGCTTAGACTTGGAGCGGCGTCGCGACCATCCAAAGGATGACGCGACGTGACACTACGCTAGCACACGCAACGGCGAGCAGAGTGGCGTGACCTTTCCAGGAAGTGGTTGTTCTCGGCCAGTTCCTTGACCACGCCCTCCATCTCTTCCTTCAGCTTCTTCatcctgtcccccccccccaatacacacacacacacacacacacaacggtcGGTGATGTCATCCCGATGTGGCGAGAGTTGCGCTTCTCTCACCCCAGCGTCATCTCCACCAGCGTGTTCTGGCTCAGGTACGCCTGAGGCTTGAGACCGCTCATCACCAACGGAAGGACATGGGCGGGAATTTGCTCCTGCAGCTGGACGCGAGGCGACAAAACGAGATCAGCCGACGGGCTGAGGCATCAGACGCTCGCTGGCgctggctctctctctcgctctctctctcgggcCCACCTTAGCGGCTCGCTCCATCAACACGCTGACTTCCTTCTCGATGCCCATGAGTTGAGTGGTCAAGGCCAGAAGCTGCTTCCTCACGTGGTGGATCTTCCTGTAAGCGCCTTAGTTTAGCCAAGGCAAGTGGCGGCAGAGAGCGGCTGGCTGACCTCATGGACTCTTCGCTCTTAGAGATGAAGAGGCGGTACTTCATGGCGCACTCCTCCGTGAACAGGGAGCGAGCTTTGCTGGCGTGCAGGACCAGCTTCTGCCTGTGGTGGCAAACAAACACCAGAGTCCAAGCCAGGCGGTGGCAGCGGCGGAACGAGGGAGGGAGGACACCTACTTGTCAAACTTGTGGATCTGCTCCTCGTTGTACGGCAGACCTGAAaagacacgcacgcatgcacatgcCTGAGAAGAGCCAATGTTATTGTGTACTGCAGGTGTACTGCAGGTGTACTGACGGCGCTCAGCTTTGTCCTTCTTGAACTGTTGGTAGATGGCTGTGATGGCATCCAGTAGAACTCTAATCTTTTCCACACTGCACACACATCACGGCGGTCAGACCCTAACCCGTATGGAGGCGTTCGCGCGCGCGTGTCCTACTTCCTGTCTTGGGGGTGCGTGCCCACTTGCTGCGTCCAGGCGTCGCTCAGCAGACCTCCCGGGAGGAACTTGGCCTTCAGGTCCTGGGCGTTTCGATCGATCGGTTCCAGCGAGCTGCTGAtctgtgcgcgcacacacacacacacacacgcaaagcgTGCCAGACAGCGGCAGTGGCGCCGGCTCCCGCCAAGTTGTCCGGCAGCGCCCCGCTCACCCTCACGACTTTCTTGTGCATGTCGGCAATCTCTTCGTACTCGGATGTCAGCATGTCAGCTCGCACGAGGACCTCCAACCTGCTCACGCACACGAAAGGCATGAAAGCGGCGCTCTTCAGGCGGCTGGCTCCGGCCGGCTGCGGCTGGCTCACAGCTGCTTGGTCTTCTCCAGCGTCTGCGTGGCCAAGCTGCACAGGTGGAACACCTCGGACTTTTTGTGGACAATCTCGCTGTAGTCCTCCTTCATCAGTTCGCTGTTGGACACGACAATGGGCACCGTCATAAGagtcaccctcctcctcctcctcctcctcctcaccaaCTCACATGAGACCGCGGACTCCTTTGCGCACCAGTTCTTGGTAGACAAGCAGAGACTCGGACGTTTTCCAAAGGTGTCCGACATCCCCTGCGAAGGTCTGAACCGAggacgggggtgggggggcggacATCGGGCCATGAGTGCAAGTCTACCTTTGGAGGCAAGCgtaacgcacgcacacaccttgGCGTAGCTGGCGTCCAGGTCCAGGTCGTAGCGGGGCTGCACTTTGGGGGGACTTGCTGCGAACGAGACAGGAGGAGTGGCAGCGCCGTCGTGAGCGGCGCCGTCATGAGAGGCGCCGCCGTGGAGGTTACTTACGGTCCTCGAAGATGAGCCCCACGGTGGCCACCGGGTCTCTGCTGACCAACATCATGGGGTTGTCCCTGGTGGTCTTGGGGAAGCTCTTGGCCTGGCGGTTGGGGTCCAGGACCAGGCGCCGGCCCTCGTAAATCAGCTCCTGGTTGTGCGGAGGGATGCTGGTCCGGCGAGACAGCAGCTCCTGGAACAGTGCCGCCCTGCCGACGGCATGGAGGCTGCGTCACGGGGTGAGCGGGACGAGGTGCGGCCGCGCGGCTGGTCCCGGCCCGGCTCAGtccagcctagcctagcctagcctagcctagcctaacccagcccagcccagcccagcccagcccagcccagagcCCAGCACTCTCACGTGTTGTACTCGTGGATGTAGACGTGGTGCAGGGTGGCCTGCTGCAGGCTGAAGACAAAGACCACCGCCCGGTGCAGGATGTCATTGGTCTCGGCAAAGAACTGGTCAAAGCCCCAACACTTTTCCTGGTCAGCTTCCAGGATGTTGGCCAGGACCGGAGTTAGCAGACTCTGCAGACCCCTGACGGCCAGACCGACCACACGTTGGGCCACGCCGACGGTGCGGCCCGCGCAGACGGGGCGC encodes:
- the gpr19 gene encoding probable G-protein coupled receptor 19 translates to MVYSWANTEAMERSLFAPAFSYPASFNYSEMENGTAAAAPVPSGIPATSPRARVAEDGLTSGEVAALALVLGALWLLSVLGNALVCLVIRRSRRAQSTTNYFVVAIACADLLLSVGGAPLVLVQVAWGRWPLSAAACAATRYVQHLCPGVQVYVLLSISVDRFYTIVYPLSFKVSREKAKKMILASALLAAALAAPCITFYGAAPPADSHHCLFFLPDSRGGVWYAAAHLLLGLALPAALIASFYRRVVGHIWRFGADGHAVRRTMNTVPRTKVKTIKMFLVLNWLFFVTWTPFYLAQLWHPREEAGRRRGLLFFAAVTWISFGSAASKPTLYSVYNANFRRGMRETFCMSSVKCYRGDAYTITASSRLAKKNYVGVVDTPVNAKDAVATLESFRRDAKDQKKLAWATHNTFV
- the tbk1 gene encoding serine/threonine-protein kinase TBK1, encoding MQSTTNYLWLISDLLGQGATANVYRGRHKKTGDLYAVKVFNNLSFLRPLDVQMREFEVLKKLNHKNIVKLFAVEEESNTRHKVLVMEYCPCGSLYTVLEESSNAYGLPEDEFLIVLHDVVAGMNHLREYGIVHRDIKPGNIMRVIGEDGRSVYKLTDFGAARELEDDEQFVSLYGTEEYLHPDMYERAVLRKDHQKKYGATVDLWSIGVTFYHAATGSLPFRPFEGPRRNQEVMYKIITEKPSGTISGHQKSENGKIEWSTEMPVSCSLSKGLQSLLTPVLANILEADQEKCWGFDQFFAETNDILHRAVVFVFSLQQATLHHVYIHEYNTAALFQELLSRRTSIPPHNQELIYEGRRLVLDPNRQAKSFPKTTRDNPMMLVSRDPVATVGLIFEDPSPPKVQPRYDLDLDASYAKTFAGDVGHLWKTSESLLVYQELVRKGVRGLIELMKEDYSEIVHKKSEVFHLCSLATQTLEKTKQLLEVLVRADMLTSEYEEIADMHKKVVRISSSLEPIDRNAQDLKAKFLPGGLLSDAWTQQVGTHPQDRNVEKIRVLLDAITAIYQQFKKDKAERRLPYNEEQIHKFDKQKLVLHASKARSLFTEECAMKYRLFISKSEESMRKIHHVRKQLLALTTQLMGIEKEVSVLMERAAKLQEQIPAHVLPLVMSGLKPQAYLSQNTLVEMTLGMKKLKEEMEGVVKELAENNHFLERFGTLTLDGALRG